In a single window of the Verrucomicrobiota bacterium genome:
- a CDS encoding GNAT family N-acetyltransferase, whose protein sequence is MKIRFLEESDRSRVVEILNEAIGIANATALTNPVSVESRSAWFDEHTREKYPIYVEEVDGVISGWCSISPYRAGRGALRFTAEISYYVSNDFKRQGVATRLVLHAIEDCGRLGIKNLFGILLDTNEASIRLLEKLGFGKWGHMPNVADFDGTECAHVYYGKRIG, encoded by the coding sequence ATGAAGATCAGATTTTTAGAAGAGAGCGATAGGTCACGGGTTGTTGAGATTCTCAATGAGGCCATTGGAATTGCAAACGCCACAGCTCTCACCAATCCAGTCAGCGTGGAGTCGCGTTCGGCATGGTTCGATGAACACACCCGCGAGAAGTATCCGATCTATGTTGAGGAGGTAGATGGAGTCATTTCCGGTTGGTGTAGTATCAGTCCCTATCGAGCGGGGCGAGGTGCGTTACGATTTACTGCTGAGATTAGCTACTACGTGTCCAACGATTTCAAAAGACAGGGCGTCGCAACCAGGCTCGTGCTTCACGCAATCGAAGATTGTGGCCGACTGGGAATCAAGAACCTGTTTGGTATCCTTTTAGATACGAATGAAGCCAGTATTCGGCTGCTGGAAAAACTCGGATTCGGAAAGTGGGGGCATATGCCAAATGTTGCGGATTTTGACGGTACGGAGTGCGCCCACGTGTATTACGGCAAGCGGATTGGGTAA
- a CDS encoding class I SAM-dependent methyltransferase, with translation MKVDFGKAADDYGKHRAGFPNSFFESLEENRFIVGGETVVDLGTGTGSIARGLSKMGCTVTGVDPSPALLEVARRLAEGEGLQIDWLDGTAENTGLSDRSVDVVTAGQCWHWFDAAKAIKEVRRILKPGARLIVSHFDWLPTPENVVWHTEQLIREVNPEWNMGGGVGIYPDWFRHFAEGGFENIASYSYDEMVSYSHEGWRGRIRASAGIKGSLPVDAVADFDRRHGEMLKKLFPDDPLDIPHRVFVISGTI, from the coding sequence GTGAAAGTTGATTTTGGAAAAGCGGCAGATGATTATGGAAAACATAGAGCCGGTTTCCCGAATTCGTTTTTTGAATCGCTTGAAGAAAATCGATTTATCGTTGGAGGGGAAACAGTGGTCGACCTCGGAACGGGTACTGGAAGCATTGCGAGAGGGTTGTCGAAGATGGGTTGCACAGTAACCGGAGTTGATCCGTCCCCGGCGCTCCTGGAAGTTGCCAGGCGACTCGCTGAAGGAGAGGGCTTACAAATTGATTGGTTGGATGGGACTGCGGAAAATACTGGCTTGTCAGATCGGTCAGTGGATGTCGTTACGGCCGGCCAATGTTGGCATTGGTTCGATGCGGCAAAAGCAATAAAAGAAGTAAGGAGAATTTTGAAACCTGGCGCACGGTTAATTGTTTCTCACTTTGATTGGCTGCCAACTCCAGAGAACGTCGTCTGGCACACGGAGCAACTAATTCGCGAAGTGAATCCTGAGTGGAATATGGGAGGCGGCGTTGGTATTTATCCTGATTGGTTCAGGCACTTTGCAGAGGGTGGATTTGAAAACATAGCGAGTTACTCGTACGACGAAATGGTCAGTTATTCGCATGAAGGTTGGAGGGGGCGCATCCGAGCAAGCGCCGGAATCAAGGGAAGTTTACCGGTTGACGCAGTCGCGGATTTCGATCGCCGTCATGGGGAAATGTTGAAAAAATTATTTCCTGATGATCCTTTGGATATCCCTCACCGGGTATTTGTGATATCGGGGACTATTTAA
- a CDS encoding solute:sodium symporter family transporter, with product MGTILSFFFFTGLVGFITYLRTHNDNLKTSKGYFLAGNSLNGWVIAGSLMLTNLSAANFTGMTANVYAGNLSPIAWTVTVIPPLIYFSAVLLPTFLRGGFTTIPEFLENRFHKSTRRTVAVMFLFSYIVSAMPVALYGGSIAINLLFNISAGLDISNQAVIWILVWSLGIIGSLYALFGGLKGVAISDTLNGIGLLIGGAMVFIIGIYKVGENNFIQGFQTILTKNTQILDAVGDVTDGIPFSVLFTGMLIHNLFFWSTNQFIVQRTLGARSLKEGQKGVMIASFFKILNICYIAFPGVIAFHLFGPNHFENNDFAYPSLIREIMPEVFIGFFAAVIFGAVLSTFNSVLNSSVTIFALDVYKPLFGKNLDDRTIIQRSKKFGILMAVATMIIAPFIMYFPEGIFTFMVKVDSLFGAPIFMVMLLGYFSNRVSHKVANFCLTLFLIVYGTLLLFVKPDLHYLHYMAILFTAFTGLAFLLGKIFPVNKPPIDTSGIDGVDITPWKYFKPISILATIAMVTVYILLSPVGLVEPGREKTIEYGIIAAGLVMAFVLFGVPLIRKKT from the coding sequence ATGGGCACCATACTCTCTTTTTTCTTTTTCACAGGACTTGTCGGTTTCATAACCTACCTCCGAACTCACAACGATAACCTGAAAACCTCAAAAGGTTATTTTTTAGCAGGAAACAGTCTGAACGGCTGGGTAATTGCAGGTTCATTGATGCTGACCAATTTGAGCGCAGCCAACTTTACGGGGATGACCGCCAACGTTTACGCAGGCAATCTGTCGCCGATTGCATGGACGGTTACGGTGATTCCTCCGTTGATATATTTCAGCGCCGTTTTATTACCCACTTTTCTGAGAGGAGGATTTACAACCATTCCCGAATTTCTGGAAAACCGATTCCATAAGTCGACCCGCAGAACGGTCGCGGTGATGTTTTTGTTTTCCTACATCGTAAGCGCGATGCCGGTCGCACTTTACGGCGGATCAATCGCGATCAACTTACTTTTTAATATTTCCGCCGGATTGGATATCAGCAACCAGGCCGTCATCTGGATTCTGGTTTGGTCATTGGGAATCATTGGAAGCCTCTACGCCCTGTTTGGCGGACTCAAAGGAGTAGCGATCTCCGATACCCTCAACGGCATCGGATTACTCATAGGTGGCGCCATGGTGTTCATTATCGGCATCTACAAAGTAGGCGAAAACAACTTCATCCAGGGATTCCAAACCATCCTCACAAAAAACACCCAGATTCTGGATGCGGTCGGCGATGTTACTGACGGCATACCTTTCTCAGTGCTCTTCACCGGCATGCTCATTCACAATCTATTCTTCTGGAGCACCAATCAGTTTATTGTTCAAAGAACCCTCGGTGCCCGTAGCTTGAAGGAAGGGCAAAAGGGCGTGATGATCGCCTCGTTCTTCAAGATCCTGAACATTTGCTACATCGCCTTCCCCGGAGTCATCGCCTTCCACTTGTTTGGTCCAAATCATTTTGAGAACAACGACTTCGCCTACCCTTCCCTCATACGCGAAATCATGCCCGAAGTTTTCATCGGTTTTTTTGCAGCGGTCATTTTTGGTGCGGTCCTGAGCACGTTTAATTCGGTGTTGAATAGTTCGGTCACTATTTTCGCGTTGGACGTCTACAAACCTCTCTTTGGGAAAAACCTGGATGATCGAACCATCATTCAAAGAAGCAAGAAGTTTGGTATCCTGATGGCGGTAGCCACGATGATCATAGCGCCGTTTATCATGTATTTTCCCGAAGGCATTTTTACCTTCATGGTGAAGGTCGATAGTTTGTTTGGCGCACCCATCTTCATGGTGATGTTGCTGGGCTATTTTTCAAACCGGGTATCCCACAAGGTAGCCAATTTCTGCCTGACCCTTTTTCTGATCGTCTACGGTACCCTGTTATTATTCGTAAAGCCGGACCTCCATTACCTTCACTACATGGCTATTCTCTTTACCGCTTTCACCGGCCTGGCGTTTCTGCTTGGTAAAATTTTTCCGGTCAACAAACCGCCCATCGATACAAGCGGCATTGACGGTGTCGATATAACCCCCTGGAAATACTTTAAGCCTATATCGATCCTAGCGACGATTGCTATGGTGACGGTGTACATTCTTCTCTCCCCGGTAGGGTTAGTGGAACCAGGCCGTGAAAAAACAATAGAGTACGGAATAATAGCTGCGGGCCTCGTTATGGCTTTTGTGCTTTTTGGAGTGCCTTTGATCAGAAAGAAGACCTGA
- a CDS encoding protein-export chaperone SecB has protein sequence MAVQGRFRFHASFPIEKRNLLMEVTAPSILYGSVREMLMNLTARGPHGILTLPSISFQKILKNSKVTV, from the coding sequence ATAGCCGTCCAAGGCAGGTTTCGTTTTCATGCATCATTTCCAATAGAAAAACGAAATCTTTTAATGGAAGTCACAGCCCCATCGATCCTTTATGGCTCCGTCCGTGAAATGCTGATGAACCTGACCGCAAGAGGTCCGCACGGCATACTCACGCTTCCTTCGATTTCCTTTCAGAAAATTCTTAAAAATTCCAAGGTTACCGTGTAG
- a CDS encoding DUF1080 domain-containing protein, which yields MIHRSSISRLSGLLKMVPVSLFTVLVCVTLASGQSDFKSLFNGKDLSSWEGSSKLWKVENREIVGTTVGNPLEANTFLVYSGGDVTNFHLKAKLKMLGESNSGIMYRAQAIPDLPFGLSGPQMDIHPKQEYQGMYYSEKTGRGIVAQRGQKVSVPADLDAKGKTTPQVTDTFPAEPSFNLAEWNDYEIIAVGNRSIHKINGVVTVDVNDRDPTASRSGAIGFQLHRGPDMTVFVKDVELKNLNRGAESRAGLQAFLGAPTASSAPAAKEELEEGLAINENRATPIENITAPAGFKVELLYSVPGQEQGSWVNLGLDGKNRIIASDQYGSLYRFPAPRKGMPLDPNSIQKIPVNIRAVNGMLWAFDSLYVGVNDYEDSTKSGLYRITDTNGDDMLDHVELLRQIPSRGDHGVHAVKLSPDGKSIFLICGNNAEPTKVDVSRPNPNFGEDHLLPRMPDGRGHNRSRLAPAGIIYKVSPDGQHWENYSMGYRNIFDADFNADGELFTYDADMEYDFNTPWYRPTRVNHVVSGSDYGWRNGTGKWAEWYADSLPASVNIGAGSPTGVTFGYGAKFPAKYQKALFIMDWSWGKLYSVNLHPQGSSYTGEKEDFISGVPLPLTDMIINPNDGAMYFAIGGRRVQSGLYRVTYTGKEDTSPVNAKTGSQKARDLRANLEVFHGKQDPKAVKAAWSFLDHDDPFLRNAARIAIESQPSKSWMKRALSEKNSGSQIQALLALTRVEGIDPFHRVPSDSPVNESLRDQILSALVTIKYKALSERNRLALVRTYQVALNRFGRPGDDLVNKITKQLDPQFPASTQESNRLLCETLAYLQAPSTASKGIALLKAATTQEEQLEYARSLRLLTTGWTNTLRTDYIEWFLKAANYRGGASFVIFIDNIRKEVEASLTAKEKKDLAEVLARKPEVKSSLEAAMSALSGRTNFTNWTLEDLAEADNNMKGRDFGQGRKMFAATACFSCHRFKNEGGNTGPDLTGASGRYSPHDFLDQIINPSKEINEQFVPAQVEMLDGSSVHGVIVNLSKDVVQINTDLTNPNQRTSVDRKLVKSIGPSKVSPMPPMLLGMLEKEEIYDLVAYVLSGGNPEDKRFK from the coding sequence ATGATTCATCGTTCTTCCATCTCACGCTTATCAGGACTATTGAAAATGGTTCCGGTCAGCTTGTTTACCGTTCTCGTCTGTGTCACTTTGGCCAGTGGCCAATCAGATTTCAAATCTCTGTTTAACGGGAAAGATCTCAGTAGCTGGGAAGGCAGCTCGAAGCTTTGGAAAGTTGAAAACCGGGAGATTGTCGGTACAACCGTGGGAAATCCTTTGGAAGCCAATACCTTCCTCGTTTACAGCGGCGGCGATGTAACTAATTTCCATCTTAAGGCCAAGTTGAAGATGTTGGGGGAAAGCAACTCAGGCATCATGTATCGGGCGCAGGCCATTCCCGATCTTCCGTTTGGATTGTCAGGTCCACAAATGGATATCCATCCCAAGCAGGAATACCAGGGCATGTATTACAGCGAAAAAACGGGACGCGGTATTGTGGCCCAGAGAGGACAGAAAGTATCAGTACCAGCCGATCTCGACGCCAAAGGTAAAACAACGCCACAGGTGACCGACACCTTTCCGGCCGAACCCAGCTTCAACCTGGCCGAGTGGAATGATTACGAAATTATCGCTGTCGGAAATCGTAGTATCCATAAAATCAATGGTGTCGTCACAGTTGACGTAAACGATCGTGATCCAACCGCGTCAAGATCGGGTGCAATTGGATTTCAACTTCACCGTGGTCCTGACATGACGGTCTTCGTTAAAGACGTTGAATTGAAAAACCTAAATCGTGGAGCAGAAAGCCGAGCAGGGTTACAGGCATTCCTAGGTGCCCCAACTGCCTCTTCTGCCCCAGCCGCAAAGGAAGAACTTGAGGAAGGCCTGGCCATCAATGAAAACCGGGCGACCCCGATCGAAAACATCACCGCCCCAGCCGGGTTTAAGGTGGAACTGCTTTATTCAGTTCCCGGCCAGGAACAAGGCTCGTGGGTGAACCTCGGACTTGACGGGAAAAACCGCATCATCGCCAGCGACCAGTATGGCAGTCTTTACCGCTTCCCTGCTCCCAGAAAAGGGATGCCACTCGATCCAAACAGCATTCAAAAAATCCCGGTCAACATTCGCGCAGTCAATGGGATGCTCTGGGCCTTCGACTCACTTTACGTTGGGGTTAATGATTACGAGGACAGTACTAAATCCGGTCTCTATCGAATTACCGATACCAATGGGGACGACATGCTGGATCATGTAGAGCTGCTTCGCCAGATTCCTTCACGAGGAGACCACGGTGTACACGCGGTTAAACTTTCGCCCGATGGAAAATCCATTTTCCTGATCTGTGGGAACAACGCTGAACCCACCAAAGTCGATGTCTCCCGTCCAAATCCAAATTTTGGCGAAGACCATCTCCTCCCCCGCATGCCCGACGGACGTGGTCACAACCGTTCCCGACTAGCACCTGCTGGAATCATATACAAAGTTTCACCGGATGGACAACACTGGGAAAACTACTCCATGGGCTATCGTAATATTTTCGATGCGGATTTCAATGCTGATGGCGAGCTGTTCACCTACGACGCGGACATGGAATATGATTTCAATACACCCTGGTATCGCCCTACCCGTGTGAACCATGTTGTAAGCGGCTCGGATTATGGCTGGAGAAATGGCACAGGCAAATGGGCTGAGTGGTATGCAGACAGCTTACCTGCCTCAGTGAATATCGGGGCAGGTTCTCCTACGGGAGTAACTTTTGGTTACGGAGCAAAATTCCCGGCCAAGTACCAGAAGGCTCTCTTCATCATGGACTGGAGCTGGGGCAAATTGTACTCCGTCAATCTTCATCCCCAGGGTTCCAGTTACACCGGCGAAAAGGAAGATTTCATTTCCGGCGTTCCTCTTCCTTTGACGGACATGATCATCAACCCGAACGACGGAGCGATGTATTTTGCCATCGGTGGCCGCAGGGTGCAGTCCGGCTTGTACCGGGTGACCTACACCGGCAAGGAGGACACTTCACCGGTTAACGCAAAAACGGGTAGCCAGAAAGCGCGCGACCTTCGGGCAAACCTGGAAGTTTTCCATGGAAAGCAAGACCCCAAAGCCGTTAAAGCCGCCTGGTCATTCCTCGACCACGATGACCCCTTCTTGCGCAATGCCGCCCGAATAGCCATTGAAAGCCAGCCCAGCAAATCCTGGATGAAACGCGCCCTGAGTGAGAAAAACTCCGGTTCCCAAATTCAAGCGCTCCTGGCATTGACTCGCGTGGAAGGAATCGATCCCTTCCACCGCGTACCATCCGACTCACCCGTGAACGAGAGTCTGCGTGACCAGATTCTCAGTGCACTGGTAACCATTAAATACAAAGCACTCTCGGAACGCAATCGACTGGCCTTGGTTCGCACCTACCAGGTGGCCCTGAACCGTTTTGGTCGTCCTGGGGATGACTTGGTTAACAAGATCACCAAACAACTCGATCCACAATTCCCTGCCTCCACGCAGGAATCCAATCGCCTGCTTTGCGAAACACTGGCTTATCTCCAGGCACCCAGCACAGCATCAAAGGGAATCGCGTTACTCAAGGCGGCAACAACCCAGGAAGAACAACTGGAGTATGCGCGATCATTGCGGTTGCTTACCACCGGTTGGACGAATACGCTGCGCACCGACTACATCGAGTGGTTTCTCAAAGCAGCGAACTATCGAGGTGGAGCCAGTTTCGTAATTTTTATCGATAATATTCGAAAAGAAGTAGAAGCGTCACTCACCGCCAAGGAGAAAAAAGACCTGGCGGAAGTTCTAGCAAGAAAACCGGAAGTCAAATCATCCCTTGAAGCGGCGATGTCGGCATTATCTGGACGCACAAACTTCACCAACTGGACGCTCGAAGATCTGGCAGAAGCAGACAATAACATGAAAGGAAGAGATTTCGGCCAAGGCCGTAAGATGTTCGCCGCGACCGCCTGTTTTTCTTGTCATAGGTTTAAGAATGAAGGCGGAAACACAGGACCCGATCTCACCGGGGCAAGTGGTAGATATTCCCCTCATGATTTCCTGGATCAAATCATCAATCCTTCTAAAGAGATAAATGAGCAATTTGTTCCCGCTCAAGTTGAGATGCTCGATGGTAGCAGTGTCCACGGTGTCATCGTAAATCTGAGTAAAGATGTCGTTCAGATCAACACCGACCTGACCAACCCCAATCAGCGAACATCGGTTGATCGTAAGTTGGTAAAAAGTATCGGCCCTTCTAAAGTATCACCGATGCCACCGATGCTATTAGGCATGCTTGAAAAGGAGGAGATTTATGACCTGGTCGCCTACGTACTTAGCGGAGGTAATCCTGAGGACAAACGGTTTAAGTAG
- a CDS encoding sulfatase, translating into MIKKFITSPKNQGVPSALQELWRTKESPLLQFSPFCFLFFILLNFAFNLQAAQLPNIVLLVADDLGYGELGCQGNPEIPTPHIDSLAEQGVRFTQGYVTAPFCSASRAGLMTGRYQTRFGYEFNPIGAKNEEPDAGLPLSEMTIADVLVDAGYVTGMFGKWHLGGSAKYNPIRRGFDEFFGFLHEGHYFVPQPYTDSTTTWLRRKVLPGGGEGRWISQDEKLIYSTHMGGTEPDYDADNPIYRDGQPVEEEEYLTDAFTREAVSFIGRHADKPFFLYVPYNAVHSPLQGADPYMKKFEHIEDIQRRIFAAMLSNLDDSVGAILAKLREKGMEENTLIFFISDNGGPTRELTSSNLPLREGKGSVYEGGNRVPFMAKWPSQIPAGAVYEHPVISLDIFATAAAIANAQLDKRKIIDGVNLIPYLTGENKSRPHDTLFWRIEKRTAIRVGDWKLLRNPGRGQGDDWELYNLATDISESNNLASSNPSKLKEMIKAWESVNGEMIDPVWSPRG; encoded by the coding sequence ATGATAAAGAAATTCATTACCTCCCCTAAAAATCAGGGCGTTCCATCCGCCCTTCAAGAGCTATGGAGGACTAAAGAAAGCCCCCTCCTACAGTTCTCTCCGTTCTGCTTTTTATTTTTCATCCTTCTGAATTTTGCCTTCAACCTTCAGGCAGCACAGCTTCCCAACATCGTTCTCCTGGTCGCCGACGATCTCGGTTACGGCGAGCTGGGTTGTCAGGGCAATCCGGAGATTCCAACACCCCATATTGATTCGCTGGCCGAACAAGGTGTTCGATTCACACAGGGTTACGTAACTGCCCCGTTTTGCAGTGCCTCCCGCGCGGGCCTGATGACTGGGCGCTATCAAACACGTTTTGGCTATGAGTTTAATCCGATCGGAGCGAAGAATGAAGAACCCGACGCAGGGCTTCCGCTTAGTGAAATGACAATCGCAGACGTGTTAGTCGACGCCGGTTATGTAACCGGTATGTTCGGAAAGTGGCACCTCGGTGGTTCCGCCAAATACAACCCTATTCGACGCGGCTTTGATGAGTTCTTTGGGTTCCTTCACGAAGGTCATTACTTCGTTCCACAGCCCTACACGGATAGTACGACCACCTGGTTGCGCCGCAAAGTGCTTCCTGGCGGAGGTGAAGGCCGTTGGATTTCCCAGGACGAAAAATTAATTTACTCCACTCACATGGGTGGAACTGAACCGGATTACGATGCGGACAATCCCATCTATCGTGACGGCCAACCAGTTGAGGAAGAAGAATACCTGACAGATGCATTCACACGTGAGGCCGTTTCATTCATAGGCCGTCATGCGGATAAACCCTTTTTCCTGTATGTACCCTATAATGCGGTCCACAGCCCACTACAAGGTGCCGACCCTTATATGAAAAAGTTTGAGCACATTGAGGATATTCAACGCCGCATCTTCGCCGCAATGCTTTCCAATCTGGATGACAGCGTGGGAGCCATCCTTGCCAAGCTCCGCGAGAAAGGCATGGAAGAAAATACGCTCATATTTTTCATCAGCGACAACGGTGGCCCCACTCGCGAACTCACTTCCAGTAATCTGCCCCTGCGCGAAGGAAAAGGAAGCGTGTACGAAGGGGGAAATCGGGTTCCCTTTATGGCAAAATGGCCAAGTCAAATTCCTGCCGGGGCTGTTTACGAGCATCCTGTGATCTCACTCGATATCTTTGCCACGGCAGCGGCAATCGCCAATGCCCAATTGGACAAACGGAAAATCATCGACGGGGTGAATCTCATCCCCTACCTCACCGGCGAAAATAAAAGCCGTCCTCACGATACACTCTTCTGGAGAATCGAGAAACGGACCGCCATCCGAGTCGGCGATTGGAAACTGCTACGCAATCCTGGCCGCGGCCAAGGGGACGATTGGGAACTCTACAATCTTGCCA